The following coding sequences are from one Scomber scombrus chromosome 20, fScoSco1.1, whole genome shotgun sequence window:
- the chpf2 gene encoding chondroitin sulfate glucuronyltransferase yields the protein MRLSSFLAVFRPALPLILGLSLGCSLSLLMVSWTQGDTDDSCRDELGNGGLFPGRGEAQRDSRDGGAEEDFQPRIVPYHKDPNKPHKKVLRTRYIHTELGIRERLLVGVLTSRATLNTLAVAVNRTVAHHFHRTFFFTGLRSPKVPHGMTVVAHGDDRPVWLMYETVRHLHQHYGSDYDWFLLAQDDTYMQADRLSELVSHLSAGQDLYMGRAEEFIGGEEKARYCHGGYGYLLSRSLLARLQPHLDTCRNDILSVRPDEWLGRCIIDYLGLSCVEVHQEMTYRYFELGKNADPEREDSAQFKNAFTVHPVSEPNLMYRLHKRFSQIELEWTYLQIQQLQMQISNLSDLTPEGKAGVTWPVGINPPFKPRTRFEVINWEYFTEEHIYTCVDSSPKCEMRGADRADVNAVLEIAVERLNERYQPQLRFRKRRLLNGYRRFDPTRGMEYVLDLALEAYTQKGHSQVIAKRVNLLRPLSAVEIIPMPYVTEATRVQVILPVTAQDQDYVGNFLDMYVMNTLDTHDNVLLTFLFIYDPFDAQRVSQTDVFAGIKAMIGEVEKRYGDVKIPWISVKTEVPSQVKLMDIISKKHPVDTLFFLASVWTEVNADFLNRCRMNAISNWQVFFPVHFQEFNPAVVYREQQPSAASSFSESLRDGHFDRHVFDEACFYNADYMTARTKMAADILDNEELLESMDVYDIFVRYSGLHVFRAVEPALIQKYVRRSCNPRFSEDIYHRCVLSNLEGLGSRSHLAMALFEQEQANST from the exons ATgcgtctctcctcttttttggCCGTGTTCAGGCCTGCTTTGCCCCTTATCCTCGGGCTGTCCCTGGGCTGCAGCTTGAGTCTTTTAATGGTGTCCTGGACACAAGGGGACACGGATGACTCCTGCAGGGATGAGCTGGGCAATGGGGGGCTTTTCCCTGGCAGAGGGGAAGCTCAGAGAGACTCGAGGGATGGGGGTGCAGAGGAAGACTTCCAGCCACGTATAGTTCCCTATCACAAGGATCCAAACAAGCCACACAAGAAAGTCCTcag AACACGGTATATTCACACTGAACTGGGCATCAGGGAGCGACTGCTGGTGGGCGTACTAACCTCTCGGGCAACCCTCAACACGCTCGCCGTGGCGGTGAACCGAACGGTCGCCCACCACTTCCACCGCACCTTCTTCTTCACTGGCCTGCGCAGCCCCAAGGTGCCCCATGGCATGACTGTGGTTGCCCACGGCGACGACCGCCCCGTGTGGCTGATGTACGAGACGGTTCGTCACCTCCACCAGCACTACGGCTCGGACTACGACTGGTTCCTCTTGGCGCAGGACGACACTTACATGCAGGCCGATCGTCTTTCGGAGCTCGTCAGCCACCTCAGCGCAGGTCAGGACTTGTATATGGGAAGGGCGGAGGAGTTCATAGGTGGGGAGGAGAAGGCACGCTACTGCCACGGGGGTTACGGCTACCTGCTGTCTCGCAGTCTGCTGGCCCGTCTGCAGCCCCACCTCGACACTTGCCGTAATGACATCCTCAGCGTGAGACCTGATGAGTGGCTGGGCCGCTGTATCATTGACTATCTAGGTCTCAGCTGTGTGGAAGTACACCAG GAGATGACGTATCGTTACTTTGAGCTTGGAAAGAACGCAGATCCAGAGCGTGAAGATAGCGCACAGTTTAAAAACGCCTTCACCGTCCATCCCGTATCAGAACCAAATCTCATGTACCGCCTACATAAACGTTTCAGCCAGATTGAGCTGGAGTGGACTTATCTACAAatccagcagctgcag ATGCAGATCAGCAACCTCAGTGACTTGACACCAGAAGGGAAGGCGGGAGTCACTTGGCCTGTAGGAATCAATCCTCCCTTCAAACCGAGGACCCGTTTTGAGGTTATAAACTGGGAGTACTTCACTGAAGAGCATATTTATACGTGCGTCGACAGCTCGCCCAAGTGTGAGATGAGAGGGGCTGACCGCGCCGATGTAAATGCAGTTCTGGAGATCGCGGTAGAGCGTCTGAACGAGCGCTACCAGCCGCAGCTACGCTTCCGCAAGCGACGTCTACTGAACGGATACCGCCGCTTCGACCCCACGCGCGGTATGGAGTATGTGCTGGATCTTGCACTGGAGGCCTACACTCAGAAAGGCCACAGCCAAGTCATTGCCAAACGGGTTAACTTGTTGCGACCTCTAAGTGCAGTTGAAATTATCCCCATGCCTTATGTGACAGAGGCGACACGGGTGCAGGTCATCCTACCTGTCACGGCCCAGGATCAAGACTATGTCGGTAACTTCTTGGACATGTATGTGATGAACACTTTGGACACGCATGACAACGTTTTACTCACGTTCTTGTTCATCTACGATCCCTTCGATGCGCAGCGAGTCAGCCAGACCGATGTGTTCGCTGGCATCAAGGCGATGATCGGGGAGGTGGAGAAGCGCTACGGAGACGTGAAGATCCCGTGGATCAGCGTGAAGACCGAGGTTCCCTCACAGGTCAAGCTGATGGACATCATCTCTAAGAAGCACCCGGTGGACACGCTGTTCTTCCTGGCCAGCGTGTGGACGGAGGTCAACGCAGATTTCCTGAACCGCTGCAGAATGAATGCCATCAGCAACTGGCAGGTCTTCTTCCCCGTCCACTTCCAAGAGTTCAACCCGGCTGTCGTCTACCGCGAGCAGCAACCATCCGCCGCCTCCTCCTTCTCCGAGTCCCTGCGAGACGGCCACTTCGACCGCCACGTCTTTGACGAGGCTTGCTTCTACAACGCAGACTACATGACAGCACGGACCAAGATGGCGGCCGACATCCTGGACAACGAGGAGCTGCTGGAGAGCATGGACGTGTACGACATATTCGTGCGTTACTCCGGCCTGCACGTGTTCCGAGCCGTAGAGCCCGCGCTGATCCAGAAATACGTGCGGCGGTCGTGCAACCCGAGGTTCAGCGAGGACATCTACCACCGCTGTGTCCTCAGCAACCTGGAGGGTCTGGGGTCACGCTCCCATCTAGCCATGGCTCTGTTTGAGCAAGAGCAGGCCAACAGCACCTAG